One part of the Syntrophorhabdaceae bacterium genome encodes these proteins:
- a CDS encoding MlaD family protein, which yields MLKKKNYFTVGLFVLVGIACGVVIIIWLGASQYWQKGKTYVTYFDESVQGLQIDSSVKYRGVDIGIVDRIRVAPDYRLIEVVMRIREIANLENTATARLKAAGITGIVYVELDHRRPEDMARAPKFSFAPEYPVIPSNPSDINEIFTGVDSVIQQMKQIDFKGISDQIKSTAVNINTVVGSEHTQRIISNLDAMTTHLERVSNQLNALISDGRLDTVLNDTQESVKEAKAVIRKVKEEVNALNLADTADKANRLIDSASEKTRIISTELVRTGENLRRASENLEELLARLKSDPSEILFSEPPAKKR from the coding sequence ATGCTCAAGAAAAAAAATTATTTCACAGTAGGGCTCTTTGTCCTTGTTGGTATCGCATGCGGGGTCGTTATTATTATATGGCTCGGCGCTTCACAATACTGGCAGAAGGGCAAGACATACGTTACCTACTTCGATGAATCTGTTCAGGGATTACAAATAGACTCAAGCGTCAAATACCGGGGCGTAGACATCGGTATCGTAGACAGGATCCGCGTTGCGCCGGATTACCGTTTGATAGAAGTGGTCATGCGAATACGGGAAATTGCGAACCTCGAAAACACGGCCACCGCAAGGCTGAAGGCGGCAGGCATAACGGGTATCGTGTATGTTGAATTAGACCACAGGCGTCCCGAAGACATGGCAAGGGCACCCAAGTTTTCCTTTGCCCCCGAGTATCCGGTGATCCCCTCAAACCCCTCAGACATCAATGAGATATTTACCGGTGTCGACAGCGTCATCCAGCAGATGAAACAAATTGATTTCAAGGGGATATCGGACCAGATAAAGTCCACAGCGGTAAATATCAACACAGTCGTGGGGAGCGAGCATACTCAACGGATTATCTCGAACCTCGACGCCATGACCACACATCTTGAAAGAGTCTCGAATCAGCTTAACGCTCTTATTTCCGACGGAAGACTTGACACCGTGCTGAATGATACACAGGAGAGCGTGAAAGAGGCCAAAGCCGTTATCAGGAAAGTGAAAGAAGAGGTGAACGCCCTGAATCTCGCTGATACCGCCGATAAGGCGAATCGACTCATCGACAGCGCCTCGGAGAAGACGAGGATTATCTCCACGGAGCTCGTGAGGACCGGCGAAAATCTGAGGAGGGCCTCCGAGAACCTCGAAGAGCTTTTGGCCAGACTGAAATCAGATCCTTCGGAGATTCTTTTCAGTGAACCGCCTGCAAAAAAGAGGTAG
- a CDS encoding HAMP domain-containing sensor histidine kinase yields MTPKDPLVDLLIHDLTGPLAIISTSTAHLLNKEEKYGPYDDSQKETLKRIQRNADKAKALLQEMVEVYRSEERCFRKEQFLMQDVLGDAFHDAVGVVRPDIEEELSKTEDRKEFSNLLRKHGIDIEISGKYCEDFFSHDRKKIRQIIRNLISNALKYRRKTMKLCVTGDKDLIISVEDDGAGIPKEKQSYVFKRFSDVNGKEGAPEGMGFGLSCVKNLIEAMSGEIALKSVEGAGSCFTVRIPPL; encoded by the coding sequence ATGACGCCTAAAGACCCTTTAGTCGATCTCCTCATACATGATCTTACCGGACCCCTGGCAATCATTTCCACGAGTACCGCTCACCTGTTGAATAAAGAAGAGAAATACGGGCCGTACGATGATTCTCAAAAGGAGACCTTAAAGAGGATCCAGCGCAATGCCGACAAGGCAAAGGCGCTACTCCAGGAGATGGTTGAGGTTTATCGTTCGGAGGAAAGGTGCTTCAGAAAAGAACAATTCTTGATGCAAGACGTTCTCGGAGACGCCTTTCACGATGCCGTGGGAGTTGTGAGGCCTGACATTGAGGAAGAACTGTCGAAAACTGAGGACCGGAAAGAGTTCAGCAACCTCTTGCGGAAACACGGGATCGATATCGAAATAAGCGGAAAATACTGCGAGGATTTCTTCTCGCACGACCGAAAGAAGATCAGACAGATTATCCGTAATCTCATATCCAACGCCCTCAAATACCGCCGGAAAACCATGAAGCTCTGCGTTACGGGCGATAAGGACCTCATCATTTCTGTTGAGGATGACGGCGCGGGAATTCCCAAAGAGAAACAGAGCTACGTTTTCAAGCGATTTTCAGATGTCAATGGCAAAGAGGGGGCTCCTGAGGGGATGGGATTTGGCCTCTCCTGCGTGAAGAACCTGATCGAGGCTATGAGCGGTGAGATTGCTTTGAAAAGCGTGGAAGGTGCAGGTTCATGCTTTACTGTTCGCATACCACCGTTATAA
- a CDS encoding response regulator, protein MGESILNGKRILAVDDEPDVLTVLQEEIMDACPTCVFDKATSFEEAVKLLESRPYDIAILDIMGVKGFDLLEIAVKKKLRAAILTAHALSPEALRRSYEMKARAYLPKDKLGEIVPFLEDILKYDYDTGWMRLARNLHSFFTERFESDWEKKTGMPWREWAK, encoded by the coding sequence ATGGGCGAATCTATTCTGAACGGTAAGCGAATTCTTGCTGTGGATGATGAACCGGATGTGCTAACGGTGCTCCAGGAAGAGATCATGGATGCCTGTCCCACCTGCGTCTTCGATAAAGCCACGAGCTTTGAGGAGGCGGTCAAGCTCCTGGAAAGCAGGCCTTACGACATCGCTATCCTCGACATAATGGGGGTGAAGGGTTTTGACCTTCTTGAAATAGCCGTCAAGAAGAAACTCAGAGCCGCTATACTGACGGCGCACGCCTTAAGCCCCGAAGCTTTGAGACGTTCCTACGAAATGAAGGCAAGAGCGTATCTACCCAAAGACAAGCTTGGCGAAATAGTGCCATTTCTCGAAGACATTTTGAAATATGATTACGATACCGGCTGGATGCGTCTCGCTAGGAACCTGCACAGTTTCTTTACCGAACGATTCGAGTCGGATTGGGAAAAGAAGACGGGAATGCCCTGGAGAGAGTGGGCTAAGTAA
- a CDS encoding ABC-type transport auxiliary lipoprotein family protein, with translation MKRHTRKLSSNVCLFLIIALSFTGCLGRTKVPYSVDRYTLDYERPVIGGLTSVNEFIRVDRFSVAQSFNSTAMVYKPSQYRFDQYPYGLWIVNPGDLVSDLLIRDLRDCGLFKGVLRYDADEPVRYVLQGSIEDFYEADEAASSHAVLHVSIMIVDKGGKQGHDEPIFQKTYRFEAPLPGRSPGDLAGGLSSAMALFSGGLIKDLNSFFKAP, from the coding sequence ATGAAGAGACATACCCGAAAACTCTCCTCCAACGTCTGCTTGTTTTTGATCATTGCGCTTAGCTTTACGGGCTGCCTGGGACGGACAAAAGTCCCATATTCCGTGGACCGTTATACCCTTGATTACGAGCGTCCGGTGATCGGGGGACTCACCTCCGTGAACGAATTTATCCGTGTAGATCGGTTCTCGGTTGCTCAATCCTTCAACAGCACGGCCATGGTGTACAAGCCCTCACAGTATCGTTTTGATCAATATCCTTACGGTTTGTGGATAGTAAACCCTGGCGATTTGGTGAGCGACCTTCTCATTCGAGATCTCAGAGACTGCGGCCTCTTCAAAGGTGTGCTACGATACGATGCGGACGAGCCCGTGAGGTACGTGCTCCAAGGCTCGATTGAGGATTTTTACGAAGCCGACGAGGCCGCGTCCAGCCATGCCGTTTTGCATGTCAGCATTATGATCGTCGATAAGGGTGGAAAGCAAGGTCACGACGAACCTATTTTCCAGAAAACCTACCGGTTCGAGGCCCCCCTTCCGGGGCGATCTCCCGGGGATTTGGCGGGCGGGTTGAGCTCGGCCATGGCGCTTTTCTCCGGAGGGCTCATAAAGGACCTGAATAGCTTTTTCAAGGCACCCTGA